A genomic region of Trifolium pratense cultivar HEN17-A07 linkage group LG3, ARS_RC_1.1, whole genome shotgun sequence contains the following coding sequences:
- the LOC123916863 gene encoding cleavage stimulating factor 64 isoform X1, giving the protein MAGKQVSGEGLSANLAGMSKNQLYDIMSQMKNLIEQNQQQARQILIQNPMLTKALFQAQIMLGMVQSPQAVPKVQPVAPQINQQPVQPAQKPSIQPAPVLPAQGGVQDQAGVSQIPPRKHQNQPSVPVSYAAVPAMSHQTQPTAAHSLQMPQQPKGHLTPQVAPAAVPQSSQLPKIPPPSVHSSSQPLHPTQMPTASSQTQQPLQAPGFPHMPMQPPLPPQLRPPPSVQTFHPQYPPQTGANIGFQHSGASHNPMFHPGTKPPSVGSTFPLGQAPLPNQQSSQTPYQVGNMPFGSDFGSQAGNAMQIDRGSSWMPGPSENLAQYSGPPGPSSMVSSQTGVTNQPPRPPALTPDMEKALLQQVMSLTPEQINLLPPEQRNQVLQLQLMLRK; this is encoded by the exons AATCTGATTGAACAGAACCAGCAACAAGCCAGACAGATCCTCATCCAAAACCCTATGTTGACCAAAGCACTTTTTCAG GCACAAATTATGCTTGGAATGGTACAATCACCTCAAGCg GTTCCAAAGGTTCAACCAGTAGCTCCTCAGATCAACCAGCAACCAGTACAGCCAGCACAAAAGCCAAGCATTCAACCTGCTCCAGTATTGCCTGCACAAGGTGGCGTACAAGATCAAGCAGGTGTATCACAAATTCCTCCCAGGAAACACCAAAATCAGCCTTCTGTGCCAGTTTCATATGCTGCTGTTCCTGCAATGAGTCATCAAACTCAGCCGACGGCTGCACATTCGTTGCAGATGCCACAACAGCCTAAAGGACATCTGACTCCCCAAGTGGCTCCGGCAGCTGTTCCACAATCATCACAACTCCCAAAGATACCTCCACCTTCTGTTCATTCATCTTCACAGCCACTTCATCCCACACAAATGCCAACTGCCTCCAGTCAGACACAGCAACCTTTGCAGGCACCTGGATTTCCACATATGCCTATGCAACCACCACTGCCACCACAGCTCAGACCACCACCTTCAGTGCAAACCTTCCATCCCCAATATCCCCCACAAACGGGTGCTAATATAGGTTTTCAACATAGTGGTGCTTCCCACAATCCCATGTTTCAT CCAGGTACAAAACCTCCTAGTGTTGGATCTACGTTCCCACTGGGGCAGGCACCACTACCAAACCAACAATCATCCCAGACACCTTATCAG GTTGGAAATATGCCATTCGGGTCTGATTTTGGCAGTCAAGCTGGAAATGCAATGCAAATCGATAGAGGGTCTTCTTGGATGCCTGGTCCCTCTGAGAATCTAGCGCAGTATTCTGGTCCTCCGGGACCATCATCTATGGTTTCTAGTCAGACGGGTGTCACTAATCAGCCTCCTCGTCCTCCTGCG TTGACACCAGATATGGAGAAGGCACTGCTTCAGCAGGTCATGAGTCTCACACCAGAGCAGATAAATCTTCTGCCTCCAGAACAAAGAAATCAAGTGCTGCAACTGCAGCTCATGTTGCGTAAATGA
- the LOC123916863 gene encoding cleavage stimulating factor 64 isoform X2, protein MAGKQVSGEGLSANLAGMSKNQLYDIMSQMKNLIEQNQQQARQILIQNPMLTKALFQAQIMLGMVQSPQAVQPVAPQINQQPVQPAQKPSIQPAPVLPAQGGVQDQAGVSQIPPRKHQNQPSVPVSYAAVPAMSHQTQPTAAHSLQMPQQPKGHLTPQVAPAAVPQSSQLPKIPPPSVHSSSQPLHPTQMPTASSQTQQPLQAPGFPHMPMQPPLPPQLRPPPSVQTFHPQYPPQTGANIGFQHSGASHNPMFHPGTKPPSVGSTFPLGQAPLPNQQSSQTPYQVGNMPFGSDFGSQAGNAMQIDRGSSWMPGPSENLAQYSGPPGPSSMVSSQTGVTNQPPRPPALTPDMEKALLQQVMSLTPEQINLLPPEQRNQVLQLQLMLRK, encoded by the exons AATCTGATTGAACAGAACCAGCAACAAGCCAGACAGATCCTCATCCAAAACCCTATGTTGACCAAAGCACTTTTTCAG GCACAAATTATGCTTGGAATGGTACAATCACCTCAAGCg GTTCAACCAGTAGCTCCTCAGATCAACCAGCAACCAGTACAGCCAGCACAAAAGCCAAGCATTCAACCTGCTCCAGTATTGCCTGCACAAGGTGGCGTACAAGATCAAGCAGGTGTATCACAAATTCCTCCCAGGAAACACCAAAATCAGCCTTCTGTGCCAGTTTCATATGCTGCTGTTCCTGCAATGAGTCATCAAACTCAGCCGACGGCTGCACATTCGTTGCAGATGCCACAACAGCCTAAAGGACATCTGACTCCCCAAGTGGCTCCGGCAGCTGTTCCACAATCATCACAACTCCCAAAGATACCTCCACCTTCTGTTCATTCATCTTCACAGCCACTTCATCCCACACAAATGCCAACTGCCTCCAGTCAGACACAGCAACCTTTGCAGGCACCTGGATTTCCACATATGCCTATGCAACCACCACTGCCACCACAGCTCAGACCACCACCTTCAGTGCAAACCTTCCATCCCCAATATCCCCCACAAACGGGTGCTAATATAGGTTTTCAACATAGTGGTGCTTCCCACAATCCCATGTTTCAT CCAGGTACAAAACCTCCTAGTGTTGGATCTACGTTCCCACTGGGGCAGGCACCACTACCAAACCAACAATCATCCCAGACACCTTATCAG GTTGGAAATATGCCATTCGGGTCTGATTTTGGCAGTCAAGCTGGAAATGCAATGCAAATCGATAGAGGGTCTTCTTGGATGCCTGGTCCCTCTGAGAATCTAGCGCAGTATTCTGGTCCTCCGGGACCATCATCTATGGTTTCTAGTCAGACGGGTGTCACTAATCAGCCTCCTCGTCCTCCTGCG TTGACACCAGATATGGAGAAGGCACTGCTTCAGCAGGTCATGAGTCTCACACCAGAGCAGATAAATCTTCTGCCTCCAGAACAAAGAAATCAAGTGCTGCAACTGCAGCTCATGTTGCGTAAATGA